The Natronoarchaeum mannanilyticum nucleotide sequence GTCAACAACAACGACTACTCATTCACGGTCGAGCTCGACAGCGGCTACACGCTCGAGGACGGCGACGTGATCGTCGTCGAGTACCCCGGGATCACCAATCCCTCTGAGGCGGGCGAGTACACCGTCGCAGTGACGATCAACGACGCCCAGACCGAGAACGCGACGGTGACCATCGGCGACGACGCCGGCGACTGATAACCGCCGAGCCGACCTCGAAGTCGACCCTGCTCGCGGTCCGGCTGTTGGATCGAAGTTTTTCGACCGATCCCGACGGGCAGTCGGCGTCGCCGCCGCGGTCGCGGCCGCCGCCTCGGGCCAACGGTTAACGACGGGGCCGTCGAAACTTCGGACGATGTCCTCACTCTCCGGTGTGATCGACGACGAGCGGGTCAACGCCGCGCTGTCGTGGGGGATCGTCGCGCTGGTGGCGTACGCGGCGATCGAGAGCACTCTCACCGGCGAGTTGCTGTGGGCCGGGCTCGCGGCGGTGACCGGTGCGCTCGCCGCCTTGCCGCCGATTCGCGCGCGCGAGGCCCGCACGATGGTCTCCTGGGAGGTGTTGGCGCTCGCGGCGGTGCCGCTGGTCGGGCGCTCGCTCGGCGTCGTCACGCAGGCCGCGACGTACCTCGCGGTGGCGACGCTGGCGCTGTTGATCGCCGTCGAGATCGACTCCTTCAGTTCGGCGGCGATGACGCCGCGGTTCGCCATCGCGTTCGTCGTCGCGAACACGATGGCGGTCGCGAGCGTCTGGACGATCGCGCAGTTCGCGTCCGACGCGCTGGTGGGGACGTCGAGCCTCCCCGGCCAGACCCGACTGATGTGGGATCTCGTCCTGGCGACCGCGGTCGGGCTGGGCGCCGGGCTACTGTTCGAGCTGTACTTCCGGCGCTACGGCGGCCCCGATCGCGACGAGCGCTCGCGAGGTGAGTCGGCGTGACGAGCGTCGCCGGCCGCGATCTCGACTCGGTCGCCTGGAGCGCCGTCAGGATCATGCAGGGGATCCTCGCCGTCGTGGTGGCGTACGCGGCCGTCACCCGCCAGTTCGGGCTCGTGATCAATAGCGGCATCCCGCTGGCGATCACCTTTCTCCCGCGCGCGCTCAACCGCGAATACGGCTACGAGATGGGCGGGGGGCTCGCGCTGTGGATCTCGGGCGCGGCGTTCCTCCACGCGATCGGCGCGCTCGGGCCGTACACGATGTTCGGCTGGTACGACCAGGTGACCCACACGCTCTCGGCGACGCTCGTCGCCGGCGCGGGCTACGCCATCGTCGTCGCGATCGAGACCGAACACGACGGCGTCGAGATCCCGAGTCGGCTGCGCGGCGTGTTCATCCTGCTGTTCGTGCTCGCGTTCGGCGTCCTCTGGGAGATCGGCGAGTTCGGCACCGGCCTGATCGCCGAACTGTACGGCGGGCAAGCAGTTCTCGCGCAGTACGGCGCCAGCGACATCGCGCTGGATCTGCTGTTCAACGCGGTCGGCGCGACGATCGTCGCGCTCTGGGGCACCGGTTACTTCGACGGGCTGAGCGGCCTGCTCGCGCGGCGAGTCGACCGGGCCGAGAATGAGCCGTAAAACGGATCGCCGGCAATCAGAGACGCCGTCCGGGCTCCGCGAGCGGACGTGCGACCGATGTCGCGGAGAACGATTCGAGCCGTTTCTGTGGGAGAGACTCGTCGACATTATTACCGGTTTCGAGGGGCAAGCGGATTCCATGGCACCCGTCGCAGCGATAACGATCGGCGGACGAGAGCTCAATCCCGCCCTCGGCGGCATCCTGGCAGTGATCGTCGGACTCGCCATGGTCGGCTTCGGCGGCTACGACTACGTCCAGCAGAACGACGCCGTAGAGAACGCCGTCGAGGTGAACGCCACGGTCACCGAGACGGACATCGACAGTATTTCCAATCGGCGCGCAGCCCCCGATTACCAACCCGAAGTCACCCTGGAGTACTCCTACGGTGGCGAAACGTACACGGGCGGAAGCGTGTTTCCGGCGTCGATATCGAAGGACTACGACACCAGATCGGCCGCCGAGTCGCGACTGGAGGGATACGAGGTCGGCGAGACGACCACCGCGTACGTCGATCCCGACGCGCCGGGCGACGCGTTCCTCGTGCGAGAGACCACCAACGAGCCGCTGAAGTTCGCCGGGATCGGCGGGTTCATGATGCTGCTAGGTGGGTGGTCGGTGTTCAAGAGTTGGTTCCGGGAGTCGTGATGCGTTCGAGGTCCGTCTGAGTTGCATCATTTTAAAAAGGTTCGTTACGGATAGTCTGTCAATGGACAGGGATGAAATTGACGAGTACGTCCGGCGGTGTCAGCAGCTCATCGAATCGTCACCGCAAATGGACGAAGAGAACACGAAGGTCAAACTCGTCCAACCGTTTCTCGAACTGCTCGGGTGGGATCTCTACTCTACCGAAGTCGCGCTTGAGTATACTATCCCAATGGCCTCGGGGAGTACCCACGTAGATTACGCTCTTCTGGTCGGCGACTCTCCCGTAGTGTTCGTTGAAGCCAAGCCAGTCCGGTCTGCCCTCACCGACAGCGAGATCCAGCAGTTGCGGAGTTACATGAGACAGGAACTCGACGTGGATTGGGGGATTCTGACCAACGGCAAGTCGTTTGAAGTATTGACCAAGAACCGACGCCAGAACGGCGGTGAGGAGGTGTCCGTCGTTCAGTTTGACCTCAATGACCTCGCCGAGAATCCGGATGTACTAGAGTTGCTCACGAAAGAATCGATACGATCCGGAAAGTCCGACGAAGTGGCCGAACAGGTCGCACAAACGAACCGGGCAATTCGGCACTTGCAAGAAAACGAGGACAGTGTCACCGAGTCCATCACCGATGCGGTCGAGAGCGAGGTAGGTGAACTCACCATTGATCTCGAAGAGCAGTCCCGTGAGTTCGTCCAAAATCTCGTCTCGGTGCTTCGTGAACAGCGACACTTCGTTAGTGAGAAATCGCCGGAAGAACCCGATGAGAAAAAAGAAACAGAAAACGACCACACTCCTGACGACATAGAACCACTAGAGAACCAAGTAGCGGGCAAACTCGCCAGAAGCGAGATTGAAGGGGACCCAGATTCCCGTGTAGCCGTATTTCCAACGAAGGAAACTGGGCTTCCGTTCCTCAAAGAGAACGAGGCGTGGGGGTTCGTTCGGGTCGGAAGCGAATTTGATTACGTGGCGATGTACGTCACAGGTGATGTTCAGGAGGTCAAATACTTCGCTGAGGTGAACGACGTGGTCGAGCCCGAAAAGGCAGAGCTGATGCGAGAGCCGCTGAACTATAAGGACCGAGCGAAGATTGAGGAAGGTAAGAAAGTCATTGAGTTCAAACCGGGATCACTCTACGAACTCGAAGACCCAGTCCCCTACGAGTCGAAGTATCCACAGGGATTGAGGTATACGACTCTAAGACAGTTGCGGGATGCAAAGACAACCGATGATATGCTCTGAATTAGTGTTTGTTTAGAACACTTCGAGGTTGTTCCCTACGACTTTACGCTCATCTTCGGGAGGTCGAACGCGTGAGTGCGCGGGACCGGATTCGAACCGGAGGAAGACTCGCTTCGCTCGTCTTCCAGGGTTCGAATCCACTGTTGTGCATACACGTCTCTCACTGGCGTTCGAGACGGTATGCGCGGGACCGGATTCGAACCGGCGGACTCCTACGAGACAGCGTCCTAAGCGCTGCGCCGTTGGCCTAGCTTGGCTACCCGCGCTCGGCGCGAGGATTCGCCCGAGGAAACCAAGAAACTGTCGCTCCGGAGTCGGAGTTAAGCCCCTCGAACGCGTAGCCCCCGTCGATGTACAGCGCCCGCGAGCGCGTCGAGAACGAGGAGTGGATCGAGGAGCTCCACGAGATCGCGGCGTCGATCGATCTCGACGCCGACGCGCGATCGACGGCGATCGACCTGTTCCTGTCGAACCTGCCGGACGAGGAGCGCTCGAAGCGGGCGGTGCTGGCGGCGAGCCTCTACGCCGGCGCGCTGATCGAGAGCGACGCGCGCTCCCAGGGCGTCGTCGCCGACGCGGCGGGGGTCGCGCGGCTGACGATCCAACAGCGCTGGAAGGAGATTCTGCGCGAGGCGGGGATGGAACCGCCGACGTGGTGATCAGTCCGGCTGGACCTGCCCGCGACCGTCCCGATCCGGCGTCCGGTTGCCGTGCTCGTCGATCTCGCCGCGGACGATCCGCGTGCTGGAGATGATCTCGCCGTCCTCGGCGCGGACGTGGTCGACGACGTCGATCGACAGCGGGTCGACGCCCCGTTCCTCGCGGAGTTCGTTGATGCGCTGGGCGCCGTCGACCGTCTCCGGGGAAACCACGAGGTAGTCGAACTGGGGTTCCGTCGCGATG carries:
- a CDS encoding DUF3592 domain-containing protein — its product is MAPVAAITIGGRELNPALGGILAVIVGLAMVGFGGYDYVQQNDAVENAVEVNATVTETDIDSISNRRAAPDYQPEVTLEYSYGGETYTGGSVFPASISKDYDTRSAAESRLEGYEVGETTTAYVDPDAPGDAFLVRETTNEPLKFAGIGGFMMLLGGWSVFKSWFRES
- a CDS encoding type I restriction enzyme HsdR N-terminal domain-containing protein, with product MDRDEIDEYVRRCQQLIESSPQMDEENTKVKLVQPFLELLGWDLYSTEVALEYTIPMASGSTHVDYALLVGDSPVVFVEAKPVRSALTDSEIQQLRSYMRQELDVDWGILTNGKSFEVLTKNRRQNGGEEVSVVQFDLNDLAENPDVLELLTKESIRSGKSDEVAEQVAQTNRAIRHLQENEDSVTESITDAVESEVGELTIDLEEQSREFVQNLVSVLREQRHFVSEKSPEEPDEKKETENDHTPDDIEPLENQVAGKLARSEIEGDPDSRVAVFPTKETGLPFLKENEAWGFVRVGSEFDYVAMYVTGDVQEVKYFAEVNDVVEPEKAELMREPLNYKDRAKIEEGKKVIEFKPGSLYELEDPVPYESKYPQGLRYTTLRQLRDAKTTDDML
- a CDS encoding transcription initiation factor IIB family protein, with the translated sequence MYSARERVENEEWIEELHEIAASIDLDADARSTAIDLFLSNLPDEERSKRAVLAASLYAGALIESDARSQGVVADAAGVARLTIQQRWKEILREAGMEPPTW